The following are encoded together in the Nocardioides thalensis genome:
- a CDS encoding solute symporter family protein, translating into MDHQVITAILFLTIIALTLAITVWASRQTAGAADFYAGGRGFSGIQNGLAIGGDYMSAASFLGISGAIAINGYDGFLYSIGFLVAWLVALLLVAEMLRNSGRYTMADQLAYRMKQRPVRTAAAISTVTVSIFYLLAQMVGAGALVSLLLGVDDQWVKNLTILGVGALMIIYVTFGGMKGTTWVQIVKAVLLMVGSALIVVLVLAEFGFNLSDLLGTAADNYGAREGSQGAAAFLEPGIQYGVDLTSKINFLSLGLALVLGTAGLPHILIRFYTVPTSRDARKSVLWAIVLIGVFYLFTLVLGFGAAAMLTGDKFADVAASTGNLASPLLAEAVGGGEGSAGGAILLAFIAAVAFATILAVVAGLTLASSTSVAHDIYNSVLRDGKASERDELKMARRAAVGIGAVAIGLSIPAQNLNIAFLVALAFAVAASANLPAIVYNMFWRRFNTRGALWSIYGGLISCVTLVIFSPTVSGKGVHPVTGKNLSLLPTDIDISYFPLENPGIVSIPLGFFLGWLGTITSREPETAERFTELEVRALTGAGSEKAVQH; encoded by the coding sequence ATGGACCACCAGGTGATCACCGCCATCCTGTTCCTCACGATCATCGCGCTCACCCTGGCCATCACGGTGTGGGCGAGCCGGCAGACCGCCGGCGCCGCCGACTTCTACGCCGGCGGCCGCGGCTTCTCCGGCATCCAGAACGGTCTCGCGATCGGCGGCGACTACATGTCCGCCGCCTCGTTCCTCGGCATCTCCGGGGCCATCGCCATCAACGGCTACGACGGGTTCCTCTACTCGATCGGGTTCCTCGTCGCCTGGCTCGTCGCGCTGCTCCTCGTCGCCGAGATGCTCCGCAACTCCGGTCGCTACACGATGGCCGACCAGCTCGCCTACCGGATGAAGCAACGCCCCGTGCGCACGGCGGCCGCGATCTCGACGGTCACCGTCTCGATCTTCTACCTGCTCGCGCAGATGGTCGGCGCGGGCGCGCTGGTCTCGCTGCTCCTCGGCGTCGACGACCAGTGGGTCAAGAACCTGACCATCCTCGGCGTCGGTGCGCTGATGATCATCTACGTCACGTTCGGCGGCATGAAGGGCACCACCTGGGTGCAGATCGTCAAGGCCGTGCTGCTGATGGTCGGCTCGGCGTTGATCGTGGTCCTGGTGCTGGCGGAGTTCGGCTTCAACCTCTCCGACCTGCTCGGCACGGCGGCCGACAACTACGGCGCACGCGAGGGCAGCCAGGGTGCCGCGGCATTCCTCGAGCCCGGCATCCAGTACGGCGTGGACCTGACCTCGAAGATCAACTTCCTGTCGCTCGGGCTCGCGCTGGTGCTCGGTACGGCGGGCCTGCCGCACATCCTGATCCGCTTCTACACGGTGCCGACCTCGCGCGACGCGCGGAAGTCGGTGCTGTGGGCGATCGTGCTGATCGGCGTCTTCTACCTGTTCACGCTGGTGCTGGGCTTCGGTGCGGCCGCCATGCTGACCGGTGACAAGTTCGCCGACGTCGCCGCGTCGACGGGCAACCTGGCATCGCCGTTGCTCGCCGAGGCCGTCGGCGGCGGCGAGGGATCGGCCGGCGGAGCGATCCTGCTGGCGTTCATCGCGGCCGTCGCGTTCGCGACGATCCTCGCCGTGGTCGCGGGGCTCACCCTCGCCTCGTCGACCTCGGTCGCGCACGACATCTACAACAGCGTGCTCCGCGACGGGAAGGCCTCCGAGCGCGACGAGCTGAAGATGGCGCGCCGCGCAGCGGTCGGTATCGGTGCGGTGGCGATCGGGCTCTCCATCCCGGCGCAGAACCTCAACATCGCGTTCCTCGTGGCGCTGGCCTTCGCCGTCGCCGCGTCGGCCAACCTGCCGGCGATCGTCTACAACATGTTCTGGCGCCGGTTCAACACCCGCGGTGCGCTCTGGAGCATCTACGGCGGGCTGATCTCCTGCGTGACCCTGGTGATCTTCTCGCCGACCGTCTCCGGCAAGGGCGTGCACCCGGTGACCGGGAAGAACCTGTCGCTGCTGCCGACCGACATCGACATCTCGTACTTCCCGCTGGAGAACCCGGGCATCGTGTCGATCCCGCTCGGCTTCTTCCTCGGCTGGCTCGGGACCATCACGTCCCGCGAGCCCGAGACCGCCGAGCGGTTCACCGAGCTCGAGGTCCGCGCCCTCACCGGCGCCGGCTCGGAGAAGGCCGTCCAGCACTGA
- a CDS encoding DUF485 domain-containing protein, translated as MAHDTSHQPHDMAARHDPVYDRLAETAEFAELRRRYRAFVFPATIAFLSWYLLYVVLSNWAGDFMATKVVGNINVALVFGLLQFVTTFLIAWLYSRYSTSKLDPIARELDEQYVAELQGRQGGAR; from the coding sequence GTGGCTCACGACACCAGCCATCAACCGCACGACATGGCGGCCCGCCATGATCCCGTCTACGACCGGCTCGCGGAGACCGCAGAGTTCGCCGAGCTCCGTCGTCGCTACCGGGCGTTCGTCTTCCCGGCGACGATCGCGTTCCTCAGCTGGTATCTCCTCTACGTTGTCCTGTCCAACTGGGCGGGCGACTTCATGGCGACCAAGGTGGTCGGCAACATCAACGTCGCGCTCGTCTTCGGGCTGCTGCAGTTCGTGACGACGTTCCTGATCGCCTGGCTCTACAGCCGCTATTCGACCAGCAAGCTCGACCCGATCGCACGCGAGCTGGACGAGCAGTACGTCGCCGAGCTCCAGGGTCGCCAGGGGGGTGCGCGCTGA
- a CDS encoding lysine N(6)-hydroxylase/L-ornithine N(5)-oxygenase family protein — MRVHDFVGIGLGPFNLGLACLTEPLRESDGLDGVFLEARDRFDWHPGMLLDDATLQVPFLADLVTMADPTSRWSFLSYLKESGNLYQFYIRESFYPLRREYDDYCRWAAERLDSVRFGQAVTGVEHDGATYVVSTSAGDTFRARRLVVGIGTSPRIPEALRPVVPEVSRLVASAPRTSTTGGPVACHSSDYLVRRTELQQQKTITVVGSGQSAAEVYHDLLAASPDHDYELTWVTRSPRFFPMEYTKLTLEMTSPEYAAYHRALPMATRDRLAREQRHLYKGISGDLVDAIFDLHYQLRVTGDGPRTTLVTNTEVTAARTTDDGFELDLHHAETDEAFGLRTDGLVLATGYEPTPPAFLDGVSDRIRRDERGRYDVAPDYSVDVDGGGIFVQNADEHLHSVVAPDLGMGAYRNSVIIAAMLGREVYPVEKRIAVQTFGVPDHLRRTPAGVSVGG; from the coding sequence ATGAGGGTCCACGACTTCGTCGGCATCGGGCTCGGCCCGTTCAACCTCGGCCTCGCGTGCCTGACCGAGCCGCTGCGGGAGAGCGACGGCCTCGACGGGGTCTTTCTCGAGGCCCGCGACCGGTTCGACTGGCACCCGGGCATGCTGCTCGACGACGCAACGCTCCAGGTGCCGTTCCTGGCCGACCTGGTGACGATGGCCGACCCGACGTCGCGCTGGTCGTTCCTCAGCTATCTGAAGGAGAGCGGCAACCTCTACCAGTTCTACATCCGCGAGAGCTTCTACCCGCTGCGCCGGGAGTACGACGACTACTGCCGCTGGGCGGCCGAGCGGCTCGACAGCGTGCGCTTCGGCCAGGCGGTCACGGGTGTCGAGCACGACGGCGCGACGTACGTCGTGAGCACCTCGGCCGGCGACACCTTCCGGGCGCGGCGGCTCGTGGTGGGGATCGGTACGTCGCCGCGCATCCCGGAGGCATTGCGCCCGGTGGTGCCGGAGGTTTCGAGGCTCGTCGCTAGCGCTCCTCGCACCTCAACCACCGGCGGGCCCGTCGCCTGTCACTCGAGTGACTACCTCGTCCGCCGCACGGAGCTGCAACAGCAGAAGACGATCACCGTCGTCGGCAGCGGCCAGAGCGCGGCGGAGGTCTACCACGACCTGCTCGCCGCCTCGCCCGACCACGACTACGAGCTCACCTGGGTCACCCGCAGCCCGAGGTTCTTCCCGATGGAGTACACGAAGCTCACGCTCGAGATGACCTCGCCGGAGTACGCCGCCTACCACCGCGCGCTGCCGATGGCCACGCGCGACCGGCTCGCCCGCGAGCAGCGCCACCTCTACAAGGGCATCAGCGGCGACCTCGTCGACGCGATCTTCGACCTGCACTACCAGCTGCGGGTCACCGGCGACGGCCCGCGCACCACGCTGGTCACCAACACCGAGGTGACCGCGGCGCGCACGACGGACGACGGCTTCGAGCTCGACCTCCACCACGCCGAGACCGACGAGGCGTTCGGCCTCCGGACGGACGGCCTGGTGCTGGCGACCGGCTACGAACCGACGCCGCCCGCCTTCCTCGACGGCGTCTCCGACCGGATCCGCCGCGACGAGCGCGGCCGCTACGACGTCGCTCCCGACTACTCCGTCGATGTCGACGGCGGTGGCATCTTCGTCCAGAACGCCGACGAGCACCTGCACTCGGTGGTCGCTCCCGACCTCGGGATGGGGGCCTACCGCAACTCCGTGATCATCGCCGCGATGCTGGGTCGGGAGGTCTACCCGGTCGAGAAGCGGATCGCCGTGCAGACGTTCGGGGTGCCCGACCACCTGCGCCGTACCCCCGCGGGGGTGAGCGTCGGTGGTTGA
- the acs gene encoding acetate--CoA ligase, with protein sequence MSSTDETIANLLREERRFAPPEDLAANANLSADAYEHAAKDREAFWAEQAERLSWDTKWDQVLDWSNPPFAKWYVGGKLNAAYNCVDRHVEAGKGDKVAIHWVGEPVDDTRDITYAELKDEVSKAANALTDLGVAAGDRVAIYMPMIPEAVVAMLACARIGAPHTVVFGGFSADALASRLDDCQAKVVVTADGGYRRGAASALKPAVDEALTKTDVVEKVLVVRRTGQDVAWNDDVDVWWHDVVDGASAEHTPEAFDSEHPLYVMYTSGTTGKPKGILHTTGGYLTGSAYTHHAVFDLKPDTDVYWCTADIGWVTGHSYIVYGPLANGVTQVLYEGTPDSPERGRWWKIVQDYKVTIFYTAPTAIRSFMKQGSEVPDRFDMSSLRILGSVGEPINPEAYVWYRHVVGGDRTPVVDTWWQTETGSILISPLPGVTHGKPGSAMTPIPGITADVVDDEGRSVPNGSGGYLVVTSPWPSMLRTIWGDDQRYVDTYWSRFKAQGYYFAGDGAKKDEDGDIWVLGRVDDVMNVSGHRLSTTEIESALVSHPKVAESAVVGATDPDTGQAVVAYVILREEAGDGGPEIVKELSDHVRTQIGPIAKPRQIMIVPELPKTRSGKIMRRLLRDVAEKREVGDTTTLADSTIMDLISAGQATSTED encoded by the coding sequence GTGAGCAGCACCGACGAGACCATCGCCAACCTCCTCCGCGAGGAGCGGCGGTTCGCACCGCCGGAGGACCTGGCGGCGAACGCGAACCTGTCCGCCGATGCCTACGAGCACGCCGCCAAGGACCGTGAGGCGTTCTGGGCCGAGCAGGCCGAGCGGCTCAGCTGGGACACCAAGTGGGACCAGGTCCTCGACTGGAGCAACCCGCCGTTCGCCAAGTGGTACGTCGGCGGCAAGCTCAACGCGGCGTACAACTGCGTCGACCGGCACGTCGAGGCCGGCAAGGGCGACAAGGTCGCGATCCACTGGGTCGGGGAGCCCGTCGACGACACCCGCGACATCACCTACGCCGAGCTCAAGGACGAGGTGTCCAAGGCGGCCAACGCCCTGACCGACCTCGGCGTGGCCGCGGGCGACCGGGTCGCGATCTACATGCCGATGATCCCCGAGGCCGTCGTCGCGATGCTCGCCTGCGCGCGCATCGGCGCCCCGCACACCGTGGTGTTCGGCGGCTTCTCCGCCGACGCCCTGGCGTCGCGGCTCGACGACTGCCAGGCCAAGGTCGTCGTCACCGCAGACGGCGGCTACCGCCGCGGCGCGGCGTCGGCGCTCAAGCCGGCGGTCGACGAGGCGCTGACCAAGACCGACGTGGTCGAGAAGGTCCTCGTCGTACGTCGCACCGGGCAGGACGTCGCCTGGAACGACGACGTGGACGTGTGGTGGCACGACGTCGTCGACGGCGCGTCGGCCGAGCACACCCCGGAGGCGTTCGACTCCGAGCACCCGCTCTACGTCATGTACACCTCAGGCACGACCGGCAAGCCGAAGGGCATCCTGCACACCACGGGCGGCTACCTGACCGGCTCGGCGTACACCCACCATGCGGTCTTCGACCTCAAGCCCGACACCGACGTCTACTGGTGCACCGCCGACATCGGCTGGGTCACCGGCCACAGCTACATCGTCTACGGCCCACTCGCCAACGGCGTGACGCAGGTGCTCTACGAGGGCACTCCCGACAGCCCGGAGCGCGGCCGCTGGTGGAAGATCGTCCAGGACTACAAGGTGACGATCTTCTACACCGCGCCGACCGCGATCCGGTCGTTCATGAAGCAGGGCAGCGAGGTGCCCGACCGCTTCGACATGTCGTCGTTGCGGATCCTCGGGTCGGTCGGCGAGCCCATCAACCCCGAGGCCTACGTCTGGTACCGCCACGTCGTCGGTGGCGACCGGACCCCGGTCGTCGACACCTGGTGGCAGACCGAGACCGGCTCGATCCTGATCAGCCCGCTGCCCGGCGTGACCCACGGCAAGCCGGGCTCGGCGATGACGCCGATCCCGGGCATCACCGCCGACGTCGTCGACGACGAGGGCCGGTCGGTGCCCAACGGCTCGGGCGGCTACCTGGTCGTGACCTCGCCGTGGCCGTCGATGCTGCGCACCATCTGGGGCGACGACCAGCGCTACGTCGACACGTACTGGTCGCGGTTCAAGGCCCAGGGCTACTACTTCGCCGGCGACGGCGCGAAGAAGGACGAGGACGGCGACATCTGGGTGCTCGGCCGGGTAGATGACGTCATGAACGTCTCCGGCCACCGGCTCTCGACCACCGAGATCGAGTCGGCCCTGGTCTCCCACCCCAAGGTCGCCGAGTCCGCAGTCGTGGGCGCCACCGACCCCGACACCGGGCAGGCGGTCGTGGCCTACGTGATCCTCCGCGAGGAGGCGGGCGACGGCGGGCCGGAAATCGTCAAGGAGCTCTCCGACCACGTCCGCACCCAGATCGGCCCGATCGCGAAGCCGCGGCAGATCATGATCGTCCCGGAGCTGCCCAAGACCCGCTCCGGCAAGATCATGCGCCGCCTGCTCCGCGACGTCGCCGAGAAGCGCGAGGTCGGCGACACCACGACGCTCGCGGACTCCACGATCATGGATCTCATCTCCGCCGGCCAGGCCACCTCCACCGAGGACTGA
- a CDS encoding GNAT family N-acetyltransferase, whose protein sequence is MSYGASKPITFEPVDPARDAELLHRWVTHPRSAFWMMQDATVEAVREEYAGIAANPRHDAFLGYVDGAPAFLMETYDPHHSPLAGFSELRPGDLGMHVLVAPPEGESVPGFTTRVFGAVMARCFADPSVLRVVVEPDVRNRAIRAKNVAAGFVEVREVAVPGKTAMLSICARQDWVGSGEVDHLTPELLDLAQRHLVAKAIAEYAHERLVAPAPTGDGRYALEVGATTYTFRARTHALEHWVVDPASIEPAPDVQVFIAQLAPVLGIPGELLPTYLEEIASTLASAAWKLRHRRVPVADLVDADYQEIEAAMTEGHPAFVANNGRIGFGLDDYRAYAPEAGAAVRMHWVAARRELTRLSLAADQSEEELYAGELTPGTGDAFRERLTGLGLDPEDYLFLPVHPWQWRNKLAITFAPDVARRDLVHLGEGPDDHRPQQSIRTFFNSSRPERHYVKTALAIQNMGFVRGLSPAYMEATPAINDWVADTVHRDAELRSCGFEVLREVAAIGYTGDAFHRLAAPSPYRKMIAALWRESPVPRLAEGERLTTMAALLHRDADGDALVTAWIKASPVDAATWVRSYLRAYLRPLVHCLHAYDLAFMPHGENLVLRMRDHVPVGAFMKDIGEEVAVMTTADRVPLPPEVERIRGTFPDDVKALAVHTDVMDGVLRFLAAILDEDGVLAGEEFWGLVRECVEQHAADHPELAEAAASYDLLRPRFRHSCLNRLQLRNTLQMVDLADQAESLIFAGTLANPIGRPS, encoded by the coding sequence GTGAGCTACGGAGCCTCGAAGCCGATCACGTTCGAGCCGGTCGACCCCGCCCGCGACGCCGAGCTGCTGCATCGGTGGGTCACCCATCCCCGCTCGGCGTTCTGGATGATGCAGGACGCCACCGTCGAGGCGGTGCGCGAGGAGTACGCCGGGATCGCCGCGAACCCGCGCCACGACGCGTTCCTGGGGTACGTCGACGGCGCGCCGGCGTTCCTGATGGAGACCTACGACCCGCACCACTCGCCGCTGGCGGGCTTCTCCGAGCTGCGGCCGGGCGACCTCGGCATGCACGTGCTGGTCGCGCCGCCCGAGGGGGAGTCGGTGCCCGGGTTCACGACCCGGGTGTTCGGCGCGGTGATGGCTCGCTGCTTCGCCGATCCGTCGGTGCTGCGCGTGGTGGTGGAGCCGGACGTGCGCAACCGTGCGATCCGCGCCAAGAACGTCGCCGCGGGGTTCGTCGAGGTGCGCGAGGTGGCGGTGCCGGGGAAGACGGCGATGCTGTCGATCTGTGCCCGGCAGGACTGGGTGGGCTCCGGTGAGGTCGACCACCTCACCCCCGAGCTTCTCGACCTCGCGCAGCGGCACCTCGTCGCCAAGGCGATCGCGGAGTACGCGCACGAGCGGCTGGTCGCGCCGGCGCCCACCGGCGACGGCCGCTACGCGCTCGAGGTGGGCGCGACGACGTACACGTTCCGCGCCCGCACGCACGCGCTCGAGCACTGGGTGGTCGACCCGGCGTCGATCGAGCCGGCGCCCGACGTACAGGTGTTCATCGCCCAGCTCGCGCCGGTGCTCGGCATTCCCGGCGAGCTGCTGCCGACGTACCTCGAGGAGATCGCCTCCACGCTCGCGTCCGCGGCGTGGAAGCTGCGGCACCGGCGGGTGCCGGTCGCCGACCTCGTCGACGCGGACTACCAGGAGATCGAGGCGGCGATGACCGAGGGGCACCCCGCGTTCGTCGCCAACAACGGGCGGATCGGCTTCGGGCTCGACGACTACCGCGCCTACGCGCCCGAGGCCGGCGCGGCCGTGCGGATGCACTGGGTCGCCGCCCGCCGCGAGCTCACGCGCCTCTCGCTCGCCGCCGACCAGAGCGAGGAGGAGCTGTACGCCGGCGAGCTGACCCCTGGGACGGGCGACGCGTTCCGGGAGCGGCTGACCGGACTCGGGCTCGACCCTGAGGACTACCTGTTCCTGCCTGTGCACCCGTGGCAGTGGCGCAACAAGCTCGCGATCACGTTCGCGCCCGACGTGGCCCGACGCGACCTGGTGCACCTCGGCGAGGGGCCCGACGACCACCGGCCGCAGCAGTCGATCCGCACGTTCTTCAACTCCAGCCGGCCCGAGCGGCACTACGTGAAGACCGCGCTCGCGATCCAGAACATGGGCTTCGTGCGGGGCCTCTCGCCCGCCTACATGGAGGCGACGCCGGCCATCAACGACTGGGTCGCCGACACCGTCCACCGCGATGCGGAGCTGCGATCGTGCGGATTCGAGGTGCTGCGCGAGGTCGCGGCGATCGGCTACACCGGCGACGCGTTCCACCGGCTGGCGGCGCCGTCGCCGTACCGCAAGATGATCGCGGCGCTCTGGCGCGAGAGCCCCGTGCCGCGACTGGCCGAGGGCGAGCGGCTGACGACGATGGCGGCGCTGCTCCACCGCGACGCCGACGGCGACGCGCTCGTCACCGCCTGGATCAAGGCCTCCCCGGTGGACGCCGCGACCTGGGTGCGGTCCTACCTGCGCGCCTACCTGCGGCCGCTCGTCCACTGCCTGCACGCCTACGACCTGGCGTTCATGCCGCACGGCGAGAACCTGGTGTTGCGGATGCGCGACCACGTGCCGGTCGGTGCCTTCATGAAGGACATCGGCGAGGAGGTCGCCGTGATGACGACCGCCGATCGGGTGCCGCTGCCGCCGGAGGTCGAGCGGATCCGCGGCACGTTCCCCGACGACGTCAAGGCGCTCGCGGTGCACACCGACGTGATGGACGGGGTGCTGCGGTTCCTGGCCGCGATCCTCGACGAGGACGGCGTGCTTGCGGGTGAGGAGTTCTGGGGGCTGGTGCGCGAGTGCGTCGAGCAGCACGCGGCCGACCACCCGGAGCTCGCGGAGGCCGCGGCGTCGTACGACCTCCTGCGGCCGCGGTTCCGGCACTCGTGCCTCAACCGGCTCCAGCTGCGCAACACCCTCCAGATGGTCGACCTCGCCGACCAGGCGGAGTCGCTGATCTTCGCGGGCACGCTCGCCAACCCGATCGGCCGACCGTCGTGA
- a CDS encoding pyridoxal-dependent decarboxylase: MSHPPVHHVFHPDHADHYARAIGAGLEHLLGHLRRVHGPATGTSPEEAASRVAAVDLDSPLGGIDEVLAEMSRLWLEDAVWFHEPSYAAHLNCPVVVPALLAELFIAAVNSSMDTFDQSVGGTFIERRLVEWTAGRIGFGDGADGVFTSGGSQSNLQALLLARGRLERVPAGRLRIFASVESHFSVQKSARLLGLGDESVVSVPTDGRHRMDPEALERSLAACLDLGLRPMALVATAGTTDFGAIDPLAAVADLAVAYDAWFHVDAAYGGGLLVSPTRRGLLAGIDRADSVTVDYHKTFFQPVSSSAVIVRDRATLRPVTWHADYLNPKEATDPNQVDKSLQTTRRFDALKLWLTLRTMGPELIGQYVDAVVDLAAEVHEALRHEADLELAAEPELSTLVFRYVPPGLELDEDRLAALNTGIRAALYDSGTAMVAATKVDGRQYLKLTLLNPMATVADIVGVVDAVRACGARLAPPAAVAGVEVAR; the protein is encoded by the coding sequence GTGTCGCATCCCCCAGTGCACCACGTGTTCCACCCGGACCACGCGGACCACTATGCCCGCGCCATCGGCGCCGGCCTCGAGCATCTGCTCGGCCACCTCCGGCGCGTCCACGGACCGGCGACCGGCACCTCCCCCGAGGAGGCGGCCTCCCGCGTCGCCGCGGTCGACCTCGACTCCCCGCTCGGCGGGATCGACGAGGTGCTGGCCGAGATGTCGCGGCTCTGGCTCGAAGACGCCGTGTGGTTCCACGAGCCGTCGTACGCCGCGCACCTCAACTGCCCGGTGGTCGTGCCCGCGCTGCTTGCCGAGCTGTTCATCGCCGCGGTCAACAGCTCGATGGACACCTTCGACCAGAGCGTCGGCGGGACGTTCATCGAGCGCCGCCTGGTCGAGTGGACGGCGGGCCGGATCGGCTTCGGTGACGGGGCCGACGGCGTGTTCACCAGCGGCGGCAGCCAGTCGAACCTCCAGGCGCTGCTGCTCGCGCGCGGTCGGCTGGAGCGGGTGCCTGCCGGGCGGCTGCGCATCTTCGCCTCGGTCGAGAGCCATTTCTCGGTGCAGAAGTCGGCACGGCTGCTCGGCCTCGGCGACGAGTCGGTCGTCAGCGTGCCGACCGACGGCCGGCACCGGATGGATCCCGAGGCGCTCGAGCGCTCGCTCGCGGCATGCCTCGACCTCGGGCTGCGGCCGATGGCCCTGGTCGCCACCGCCGGGACCACGGACTTCGGCGCCATCGACCCGCTCGCGGCGGTGGCCGACCTCGCGGTCGCCTATGACGCGTGGTTCCACGTCGACGCGGCGTACGGCGGCGGCCTGCTGGTGTCGCCCACCCGGCGCGGCCTGCTCGCCGGCATCGACCGGGCCGACTCGGTCACCGTCGACTATCACAAGACGTTCTTCCAGCCGGTCTCCTCCAGCGCGGTCATCGTGCGTGATCGCGCGACGCTGCGCCCGGTCACCTGGCACGCCGACTACCTCAACCCCAAGGAGGCGACCGATCCCAACCAGGTCGACAAGAGCCTCCAGACCACGCGCCGGTTCGACGCGCTCAAGCTCTGGCTGACGCTGCGCACGATGGGCCCCGAGCTGATCGGGCAGTACGTCGACGCGGTCGTCGACCTGGCCGCGGAGGTGCACGAGGCGCTGCGCCACGAGGCCGACCTCGAGCTCGCGGCGGAGCCCGAGCTGAGCACCCTGGTGTTCCGCTACGTGCCGCCCGGGTTGGAGCTCGACGAGGACCGGCTGGCCGCCCTCAACACCGGCATCCGCGCGGCTCTCTACGACTCCGGCACGGCGATGGTGGCGGCGACGAAGGTCGACGGCCGGCAGTACCTCAAGCTCACCCTCCTCAACCCGATGGCCACCGTCGCCGACATCGTCGGGGTCGTCGACGCCGTGCGGGCGTGCGGCGCCCGGCTGGCGCCTCCGGCGGCCGTCGCGGGCGTGGAGGTGGCGCGATGA